Proteins encoded in a region of the Diabrotica undecimpunctata isolate CICGRU chromosome 10, icDiaUnde3, whole genome shotgun sequence genome:
- the LOC140451794 gene encoding uncharacterized protein translates to MANEANISEQDILKLKLRLEKIEPLCGEFDSIQSDIDISAEGELELQQTQDNERFTFENNYFDSVALAKHLISKYNNSNSSNIPDNDNINLSSLPPMHLKTFSGNYEDWIEFRDTYIAMIHSNKKLDDMKKYYYLKGSLEGSAAQVIKEIKFRASYYNSAWNSLCERYDRAKMLIHKHVKALFNIETISKETSHKIRALVDEVSNHLQALENLNKSTDNWNLLLIHMITSKFDNNILRDWEKHTKEMQDETWSDLKRFLRDRADYLEKIEGKIEKQPSIQEKSGKFDAKQRSKGYARSFTFTSEFNGTSKGCVFCKGDQSIYSCGQFLRLSIFERRNFVNKAKLCLNCLRTGHIRSKCKLGPCRKCKQWHNTLIHEKISSNKHENNENIANNNTSLTTITALPSVQQTILSTACVKIADSRGKYHIGRALLDSVSQKSFITERFFNLLGFQGQATNLSITGISNQTSCSSRKCNICIESQYHYFKADVTFFILKEITSNLPATFVDNETLNIPSNIFLADSKFLESRPIDILIGADLFWQLLCPNQIKINQYVFQETHLGWVASGQVGLSSSNNIRCHLSTSINLDLQIQLAKFWELEECQSAKILSTEEQFCEEHFTENTRRNENGRFIVRLPLKQSPESLGESKVQAEQRFYSLERKLKRNPSFRELYVQFMQEYQELNHMTAIEENDYPHPVYYMPHHGVLREQSLTTKLRVVFDCSAPTTSGLSLNHIQCVGPTLQDDLFSILIRFRQHRYVVTADIEKMYRMITVDDECKNLQRILWRDDPSEPIKTFVLNSVTYGQACVSYLAIRCLIQLATDNEKTFPEIAEIILRDFYVDDMLTGADTIEDAQHICQTVSNILKAGCFNLRKWYSNDNKVLDGLQHSNDACILKFDPEEKAKTLGLTWSCNADLLHFEVETLPINKIPTKRSVLSSISKIFDPLGLLGPCTVLAKTIMQKLWLEKISWDAPIPNDLAERWIKFQSELAQLSQVNLPRHAICKNYKYIEIHGFADSSSIAYGACIYLRSLDHDNQVHIHLLCSKSKVAPIKTISIPRLELCGALLLARLFNKVKQSLRITINETILWSDFTIVLSWIRTSPNLLNTFVSNRVSEIQSLTSNCKWRHVSSRDNPCDILSRGLFSSHILNHEIWWSGPPWLQLNESSWPTSKFDYILDLPELKQQNFTHLATASKFVARRGKPIKIFSDNGTNFVGAFKEIGTFLSNNELTLQKAYTQEAISWHFNPPYSPHMGGIWEAGVKSCKHHLKRVLQNTHFTFEEFNTMLNQIEAILNSRPLCPLSSDPSDYTPLTPAHFLIGRPLVACPDRNITEERVYRLTRYQHIQLLCQHFWRRWSLEYIAELQHRTKWKTNHGSLSEGSLVLLKSDNTLPTQWRLGRIVHIFKGSDNVARVASIKTQDGIVKRSFTKICPLPIES, encoded by the exons ATGGCAAATGAGGCAAATATTTCAGAACaggacattttaaaattaaaattaagactaGAAAAGATAGAACCATTATGTGGGGAATTCGATAGTATTCAAAGCGATATCGATATCAGTGCTGAGGGAGAACTAGAATTACAACAAACTCAGGATAACGAAAGGTTCACTTTcgaaaataattatttcgatTCTGTGGCACTAGCCAAACACTTGATAAGCAAAtacaataattcaaattcaaGCAATATTCCTGATAATGACAATATAAATTTGAGTTCTTTGCCTCCAATGCATCTAAAAACATTTAGCGGTAACTACGAGGACTGGATCGAATTCCGCGATACTTACATAGCCATGATACACAGCAATAAAAAATTGGACgatatgaaaaaatattattatcttaAAGGTTCATTAGAAGGTTCCGCGGCACAAgtcattaaagaaattaaattcaGGGCTTCTTATTACAACAGTGCTTGGAACTCACTATGCGAAAGATACGATAGGGCTAAAATGTTAATTCACAAGCACGTAAAAGCACTTTTTAATATAGAAACAATAAGCAAAGAAACTTCACACAAAATACGAGCATTGGTTGATGAAGTTTCTAATCATTTGCAGGCATTagagaatttaaataaaagtacTGACAATTGGAATCTACTCTTGATTCATATGATTACATCTAAATTTGACAACAATATTTTACGTGATTGGGAAAAACATACTAAAGAGATGCAAGACGAAACGTGGAGCGATTTAAAGCGATTTTTAAGGGATCGTGCAGactatttagaaaaaatagaggGTAAGATTGAAAAGCAGCCTTCAATACAAGAGAAATCGGGTAAATTCGATGCCAAACAACGGTCTAAAGGGTATGCTCGAAGTTTTACTTTTACAAGCGAGTTTAACGGTACTAGCAAAGGTTGTGTTTTCTGCAAGGGCGATCAGTCAATTTATTCCTGTGGGCAATTTCTTAGGCTTTCTATTTTTGAGAGGCGCAATTTTGTCAATAAAGCCAAATTATGTCTAAACTGCTTAAGAACAGGCCATATTCGTTCTAAATGCAAACTAGGGCCTTGCCGAAAATGTAAACAATGGCACAACACTCTTATTCATGAGAAAATCTCTAGTAATAAAcatgaaaacaatgaaaatatagCAAACAATAACACTTCTCTAACTACCATAACTGCATTGCCCTCTGTGCAGCAAACAATTTTATCAACTGCCTGTGTAAAAATAGCAGATTCGAGGGGTAAATATCACATTGGGCGTGCGCTTCTAGATTCAGTTTCTCAGAAATCATTCATAACCGAGCGCTTCTTCAATCTCTTAGGTTTTCAGGGTCAAGCTACCAATCTTTCTATCACTGGCATCAGCAATCAGACTTCTTGTTCTTCCAGAAAGTGCAATATATGTATAGAATCACAATATCACTATTTTAAAGCtgatgttacattttttattctaAAGGAAATAACTAGCAATCTACCTGCAACATTTGTCGATAATGAAACCTTGAATATCCCAAGCAATATTTTCCTAGCGGATTCTAAGTTTCTCGAATCTAGACCTATTGACATTTTAATTGGGGCAGATCTATTTTGGCAACTATTATGTCCCAACCAAATCAAAATCAACCAGTACGTTTTCCAAGAGACTCATCTAGGATGGGTTGCATCGGGTCAGGTCGGCCTCTCTAGTTCAAACAATATCAGATGCCACCTCAGCACTAGTATTAATTTGGATTTGCAAATACAATTAGCAAAATTTTGGGAATTGGAGGAATGCCAATCTGCGAAGATTCTCTCCACTGAAGAGCAATTTTGTGAAGAGCACTTCACGGAAAATACACGTCGTAACGAGAACGGTCGATTTATTGTGCGTCTTCCATTAAAGCAGTCACCAGAATCACTAGGTGAATCCAAGGTTCAAGCAGAACAGAGATTCTACAGCcttgaaagaaaactaaaaagaaatcCATCATTCCGTGAATTGTACGTTCAGTTCATGCAAGAATACCAAGAGCTTAATCACATGACTGCGATAGAAGAAAACGATTATCCTCATCCTGTATACTATATGCCACATCATGGAGTGCTTCGTGAACAAAGTTTGACTACCAAACTACGAGTAGTATTTGACTGTTCAGCACCGACCACATCAGGGTTGTCTTTGAACCATATTCAATGCGTCGGGCCTACCTTACAGGATGATCTATTTTCAATACTAATTAGATTTCGTCAGCACCGATATGTCGTAACAGCGGACATCGAGAAAATGTATCGCATGATTACtgttgacgatgaatgcaaaaaCTTACAAAGAATATTATGGAGGGACGATCCTTCCGAACCAATAAAAACATTTGTTCTAAACTCCGTTACATACGGACAAGCATGTGTGTCTTACTTAGCAATAAGATGTCTCATCCAACTCGCCACAGACAATGAAAAAACTTTTCCCGAGATAGCGGAAATTATTCTGCGCGATTTCTACGTTGACGATATGCTTACTGGAGCAGACACTATTGAAGACGCCCAACATATCTGTCAAACCGTCTCAAACATTTTAAAGGCAGGTTGTTTTAATCTACGAAAATGGTATTCTAATGACAATAAAGTATTAGATGGCTTGCAGCATTCAAACGATGCATGTATTTTGAAGTTTGATCCAGAAGAAAAGGCAAAAACGCTTGGACTAACATGGTCATGTAATGCGGATTTACTACATTTTGAGGTGGAAACACTACCCATCAATAAAATTCCTACGAAGCGATCTGTTCTTTCTTCAATATCCAAGATTTTTGATCCATTAGGACTTTTAGGTCCATGCACAGTGTTAGCCAAAACTATAATGCAAAAACTTTGGCTCGAGAAGATTTCTTGGGATGCACCCATTCCAAACGATTTAGCAGAACGTTGGATTAAATTCCAATCTGAATTAGCCCAGCTTAGTCAAGTCAATCTTCCTAGGCATGCCATATGCAAGAATTACAAATACATTGAAATTCATGGATTTGCCGATAGCTCTAGTATTGCATATGGGGCGTGCATTTATTTGCGTAGTCTAGATCATGACAATCAGGTCCACATTCATTTACTTTGCTCCAAGTCAAaggtagctccaataaaaacaatTAGTATCCCTAGGTTAGAGCTTTGCGGAGCACTTTTGTTAGCACGTTTATTCAATAAAGTGAAGCAATCTTTGAGAATAACAATAAACGAAACCATTTTATGGTCGGATTTTACTATAGTACTATCCTGGATTCGCACCAGTCCAAATTTACTGAACACATTCGTCAGTAATCGAGTATCCGAAATTCAATCTCTCACTTCCAATTGCAAATGGCGACACGTATCATCACGTGACAATCCATGTGACATCTTGTCCAGAGGTTTATTTTCCAGCCATATTTTGAATCACGAGATATGGTGGTCAGGTCCTCCATGGCTTCAGTTGAATGAATCCTCTTGGCCCACCTCAAAGTTCGACTATATTTTAGACCTACCAGAATTAAAGCAACAGAATTTCACTCATTTGGCCACTGCCTCAAA ATTTGTTGCACGGAGGGGCAAGCCTATAAAGATATTTTCCGACAACGGAACTAATTTTGTTGGGGCATTTAAAGAGATAGGTACTTTTCTTTCTAATAACGAACTAACCTTGCAGAAAGCATATACTCAAGAAGCTATTTCATGGCATTTCAACCCACCGTATTCACCACATATGGGCGGAATCTGGGAAGCGGGTGTTAAGAGTTGTAAGCACCATTTAAAGAGAGttcttcaaaacactcattttaCATTTGAGGAATTCAATACTATGTTAAATCAAATTGAGGCTATATTAAATTCCCGTCCGCTCTGTCCGCTATCATCCGATCCATCCGACTATACTCCATTAACTCCTGCTCATTTTTTAATTGGTCGACCATTGGTTGCATGTCCAGACCGCAACATTACTGAAGAAAGGGTATACCGTCTTACCAGATATCAGCACATCCAGTTATTGTGTCAGCATTTTTGGCGACGTTGGAGTCTCGAATACATAGCCGAACTTCAGCACAGAACCAAATGGAAAACCAACCATGGCAGCCTATCTGAGGGTTCTCTTGTTTTACTCAAGTCGGACAATACTCTACCTACTCAATGGCGTTTAGGTCGCATCGTTCATATTTTCAAAGGCTCTGATAACGTCGCAAGAGTAGCATCAATCAAGACCCAAGATGGAATCGTTAAGCGGAGCTTTACGAAAATTTGTCCATTACCAATTGAAAGCTAA